ATACTTAAGGAAGGATGTTTCCAAAACATTAATTGAGATGAGTTGTTTTTTCAAGGAGTTGACATCCAGGACCTTGCATGTGGATGTGCTAAAGCGACTCAAGAGTGACATTGTCTTAATTTTGTGCAAGCTTGAAACAATTTTCCCTCCAGCATTTTTTGATGTCATGATCCACCTCTCCATTCACCTTGCAGAGGAAGCAATGCTTGGTGGACCAGTGCAATTTAGGTGGATGTATCCATTTGAGAGGTATTCACTTGAACATGTACTatcttaaaacaaaaaaaaagaaaattttactaTCTTTCAATGTTAAGTGGTTGGTTTGTAAATGTTTATAGGTACATGAAAGTTCTAAAGGGTTATGCGCGAAACAAAGCTCGTCCTGAAGGCTCGATTGCTGAAGGTTACATAGATAATGAATGTATGACATTTTGTTCAATGTACTTTGAAGGGATTGAAACGAGATTTAATAGGGCAGAGCGAAACTACGAAGGAGATACATCAACTAACCAAGGTAGTGGATTGCCTATATTTTCCCAAAATGCTTGCGGATTGGGAGCAGCGAAATATGATGAGCTTAATCGTGAAGAACTAGCAATGGCCCAAACATATGTGTTGAACAATTGTGAGGAAGTATACCCATATATAGAGTAAGTCAAATTCCAGTATACTATTGTCATACAAAACGTtacttttatctttttcttcctATCTTAGTCTTCGCATTAAAAATTGAGAATAGAGATAGTATCTTAGTTCAAAATTTCATGTTCTAGGCAACACAAGGAAGAGCTCAAGCGACAAAGCAATCGAGACATAGAAAAGAGGCATCAATCTGAATTTCAGAAGTGGTTTTTAGAACTTGTAAGGGTTGTAAGTTCTGTCTTTTAATAGGATTATAAGTACTATtctatttgttttgttgattcGACTCACTTTTGAAAATAGGTGACACGAAAATGGAAAGAAGGTTCTGAAGGCGTGACAATTCAACTGCTAAATTTAGCACGGGGTCCTGATCGGCGAGTGACACGTTACAATGGTTGCTTGGTCAAGGGATTTCGGTTTCATACACAAGAACGCGAGATGCATCGAAAATGTCAGAATAGTGGTGTGGTTGTTATGGGCAACCATAAAGGGGAGAGTATTGATTTTTATGGTGTTGTTAAAGATGTAATTGAGCTATCATATTTGGGCGGTAATCATATCATGCTTTTCAAGTGTGATTGGTGGGATGTTGGTAGTGCTAGGGGAATACTAGTTGATGACTACAATTTCACTAGTGTAAACGTATCAAAAACTTGGTATGTAGATGAGCCTTTTGTGCTAGCGTGTCAAGTAGAGCAAGTTTGCTATTTGAAAGACATAGTTAATGGTGAGAATTGGAGGGTTGTTCAAAAGATAGCTCCTCGAGCAGTCTATGACCTAcctgaagaggaagaggaggaacaTGAGGAAGATGAGCCATACCAAGAAGACGAACCGTATGGGTTTGGCAATAGCATTGCGGTTGATGACCAGCCGATAATGATGAATAGAGATGATACGGATTCTATCCATGTTGATGTAATCAATGATGAAATAGATGtcgatgaagaagaagatgatagcGATGCATTTATTAATGATGACGATGACATGATTGATGTCCAGACTTCTGATGATGAACTTTCAGATGAATCATTTTACGGTGATAGTGAGGATGAATAGTAGCAGTACCATGTCCTTTTTGTCATGCACATATCTTAAATGTAATGGTTAAACAACATCAAAAGTTATGGCTTTTCCCCTCTCTATATATGAAAGTTGTTACGATTTCTTACTCATATTCATTTAACCCCTTATTTTATGCTATGCTTCATGTCAGGTTGTTTCAAGTCAACTTCAAGTATGCTCCAAAACAAAATGGCCGCAACATGCCTTCCAATGATGCTAGTGAGTATCTATTCCTTGCTTTTGCTATTGATATTGTTATAGACTTGCAATTGGGCAAAAAATAGTGATGATACATAGTTTTATTTGTTCACTACTTGGAGGTTGGAACGTATACTTGTGTTATACACTGCATATTAATTGTGAAATGTTTTGATCTTAGAGtttgaaaaacagaaatgggCTCGGTAATCAAGCTCTCTATTTGGTAACCCTTGTTCTACAAAAAAAGCTAGCGATCAACAGGTCCAAAGAGGTAGCTCCTCTTTGAAGCCCATGTCTACGTAAACTGGTAATTGATAAGCTATGGTATTAAGGCTTGTTGAGTAGAGTTGGTTGGTTTTATAACTTGATCATGTGTCTTTTGACTTAAAATGAGCACGCGGTAGCTTGTGTGTCATGAACCGAATTTCTGTCCCTCTATCTCACTAGTTTAGGTAATATCAGCCAGCTAGCTCAACGAAAGAGCCTTCGCTCCATGATTGAAATTAGCGGCTAGCCTTCACCCTTATGCAGCCTTATTGATGCACAAGCGCTGGTACTTTGAGACGAAGTGTTGAACTGTTGTTAAGAGAACGGTTTTAGAGCAACTCATTGTAGTTAGTGTCATCCGGTTAGGGACTATTGTTGCTTGATTTGTTGTGGGCTTCGTCCAGTCACAATCTACATGCTAACTAGTTGGGATATTCATGTTTAGTAGTAtgataaattgatttttaaatcaTAACTATAATTTGTAAAGCTCTTTATTGTGTTCCGTATATGCAGATTGCTCAACAATCGATGGTGATCATAAGGTGCATGGAGATACAATATTGGAGTAGGAGATAGGAgttgaaaaatgttttggagGACAAAGTTGCTATTTGCCTTGATGTTTGAATTTGCACTGTAGTAGTAAGACAATGAGTGCATGTTTTGTCCAGTTTGTAGGTGTTAGTTTTGGGGTACATTGAACTGGATTTGTCTTACCAAGTGGAATGGGATAAGTAGCTGTTGGTTAATGTCATGTATTGACCTCCTTTTTGTTAAGGGAAGTGGAATGGCATTAGTACTTGGTTGTCTCTGTCTTGTTTCCGGATTTGGGTGTGTTTTTGCCTTATCATGTCTGTGCTTGGCCAGTTGGTGTTTGCCTATTCCTAGGGAAGCTGTTTGGATGATGTGGTCCCCTTATTTTGTGGCGTGCTATCCCCTGATAGTCTCTTTATGCAGTTCTGTTGTTTTTTTGGTCCCTTATATTTGTGCAGTAATCTTGTTACTTTGGCGTGCTACTTCTTTGATGATCTCTTGTAGCAATTCTGCTGCTATTCTGGACTGCTGCTGTTTGGAGTGCTATTCTTGATTGTCTGAAGGTGCAATTCTGCCGTCTTTGGAATGCTGCTTACTTCTAGATGGACTGAAGTTGTGCCTTTTGGGCTGCTCCTAGCTGCACATGCACTGCTTTTCTCTTTTGGATGTGGCTGCAGACATTTTGGAACCATAATTCAAATGGTTTCATCCTTCTGCTCCTTCAAGGCTGAGGAACTCGGATGACACTTTACTGGTTCTATGATTAGGAATTGTATTTTGGGTGGGCTATTAGATGTATCTTGTAATTTGGGTGTTGTGTGGATTTATTTTTGGTCAATCCTTGGAGCTTGAATAGCATATGATTTTCGTGGTGTAGAGTGTGTCAACCTAGTTGGGATGCTACTCTCACGTTGtgatgttttccttttttggtctCAATCTATTGTACTCCttccattattattattaatatatcccctttttcgccgttcaaaaaaaattggaattagCTATTATTCATTGATTGAAAAGGGTTTTTTTCTCACAGAATGGTGGTGCTTGAGTGCCAAACATGGGTCtgtttttaaaccaaaaaaagaaaaagaaaaaacagagcaaTGCCGTCCATCACTTGAACAGAGTTTTCCCAACCACAACTGCCTAATTGTGGTAACTTTGTTTGATATTACTGCAAATTTTAGTTGCTAAAAGCCTAATTGTGGTAAATTTGTTTCATACTAACAGTAAAAACATTTTGCGAAGACATGTGATGGTTGcaaaaaagttcaacaaaaaaacatgagTATTATTTAAGGGTGACCCTTGGTAGTTTTATACTATTTTTgcccttttttaaaataaatgtcATTATATCTtagttttgccaaaaaaaaaaaatttatcagaATAATATTACAttttaaataatatttcaagGTTTTGTGAAATATGGATTAATTAGATCATTCATTACAGTTAATCATGTATTAATTATTGTACATCAACAATTGAACAAGACTTTGTTTACCATCAATTGTGTCCTGATGAAGGGGCTTTCTAAACTCGattgagtaaaaaaaatttacatgatTGCTATAATCAATAAGCCTAATAAAATCAACGATCTCGATCGTCATGATTGTGTCACGGTCGCGTGGCTACCATACATTCAACTACTGCACAATATTTAGTTTACTATCAAATAAGTTGAACGTATGGATTATAAAGATCATTGTGAAGTCTATTTTTGTAATGGTCGATCTAAACTGTTAGAATTTCACCTTTTACTGATTACATCATTTCTACTAAAATTTGAGATCATCGGATATTGATAATCACATGATCGGAAGATATTAATGCTTCTGGAGGCATTAAAGTCTTTATGGTGCATCACTTGAGCCCACATTGAGGTCATTTTTTGCCATCCGAACTGTCTatcttttttaaataatatgaattcaattatttttataccAGCATGAAGTTAATCAAGTATCATTAGACGTTTGATCTAACGAAACGTATCATTTTATTAATGAATTTGTATCCCGATTGATGAAGAGGTTTACTGAACTCgattgagccaaaaatttatgtgACTGATTTCATCAACAAACGCAGTGAAATTAACGAGATCGatcgtaaaaaaaatttatgtgagagattgtgtttgaattgttataTATGTAGCACTGTTGAACCAGAAATCAAATTCACAAAAACAATTCATTCAGCGAGGAATAATTTTCGTGTCATTCGtccaaaaatttccaattagGAATGGCGGgattgggaaaaaagaaaggcgcgggggagggaaaaaaaaaagcacaaaaggCGCGGCACTTGGGCATAAAAAGGGGAATACGACTCCtactcgcctctctctctctctctctctcctctctgatGAAGTTGGTGAGAACGATGAACTCATAACGCACACTGACTTATTTTTCAATCGGAGCCTCAAGCAGCAGAACTGGGTTACTTTCTAATCGCTCGAGTCTGAGATTTTAGGTACGGTGGTAAGTTTCCATCTCTCTTTTCCCATATCTTCCTCCAAAGATCCTAAATCCCAGTTGATTTATTGTGATTATTTGGGGCAAAGGTCCCATAAtcttatacatacatatatatatatatatatatatgtttgtacatgaatctgtgtatatatatgcactTATATGTTAGTATTTCTCCAATCTATAGTCACAAAACCCCATCTCATATGCACCAACGAGCAACCCAAGCCAAATCACATAAAGTAGGGGTTGGGATTAGGTTAGGCTTTACATTAGAAGACCAAAAATCCCAACTCACAATAATGAAAAGCTGAACCTACTGTGTGGAAATCAAGAATCTTGAAACTATATTGGAGAAATCCGTTCGGAGAGACCAAACATGCAtggaatttatttttatttttttgctgatcaTGAAATTAAGCACATGCAGGAGTTgcttagaaaagtaaaaaatcttTATTTCCTTCAAATAGGAGATTGTTCACAACCTTGACAAAAGCTGATTAGGAAAGTGAAAAATCTCTAGGATCATGAGGAATCATTTCCTAGGGCCTTTACTTTGAATGTCTTGAAGAAACTTTGTTGCCAATATTTATTTGAAGGTATATTGTTTGATAAGTTTTTGTTGCGGGACACTTCCTAATGCCCATAGTGAATTGAACTGAAAGAAAGTGTGACAACTATGATGGGAAAAAGGGCTATTGGCCCCTAGGATTTTGAGGCATATAGGGAATGACTTCGAAGTTCCAATTATGGCTTCCAAAAAAGGTCTGGCTATCTGAATAGAAACTTAATTGTAAGGAGAATTTACTTGCGTGACAATTGGAATAAGGTGAATGTGTTAGAAAAATATGTAAACCCAATTTGGGTATTTCcttgttttactttttgggGGCTTTCATGTAATATCTTTATATTTTTGTCCTTAGTATGTAATAAGTGAAGTGTGTGTCTAGAATCTTGTACAGAAATATCAAGTGGATGTGTGTGTCTTTTgtctttaagaaaaaaaagaaaaaaatgtgagaGACAGAGTGAGAAAcagagaagagaaaaggaaaaagtgggttttgtgtGCTCGTGTGGGCTGTGTTTGAAAGGGAAGGAAGAAGGCTTTGTAAAGCTTGAATCAAGTGAAGGAAAATCAGAATTTTTTGGTGCCCAGATAAGTTTATTCACTGCTGTATTTTCTGCTCTGTTTTGTGGCTGAAAACTGCATGTTTGTAGCTTGATAGAGTGCTGAAAATCTGATCTGTTACTGCTGTGTTTCTGCTGCGTTTCTGCTCAGTTTGTGACTGTTTTTTTGGTGATATTTGTGTGTGCATTTGGGCCCTTGTTCCCCCCAACAGAATGTCGTTTAGTGTTTTGTTTACCTTTCATATCTTCAATGCTCAACATTTAATCATTGATATCATTGTGGCAAAGGAAATGAGTGGAACATTCAAGCTAACTGCAAGAAATTTATATGGCGCAACGTGATGGGCTTTACTTTCCGACATTTTTTCCGTAGACGTATAGGGAATGCTTAGCTTATTGAAATTCCCTTGAACGAGTGTCTTCCATTACATTTAGTCAAACTACAACTGTAATCTTGCTCTCACAAAGCTTTCCCTGCTACTGGAACTGGACTCTTAACCGACGGGCCCCTAGTAGTCACTGAGATCAATTGCAGTTCACATAGCATTATCATTAGTGTTGGTTACAACTTATATAGATCTATGCCTCTTTTTTGCTAGTTGCTCTCCTGAAGATGAAATTTGGGTGTGTTATGTAGAGTGGCATGGAGGAAATAGGATCCCATGTTTTTCACCCCATACATTGTACACATGCGACTCTCGTTTACATGTCCTTTTGTCTCCTGCATCTATTATGTCTTGTGAAGTATCGTGACCTACCTCCTTTAATGTTTCTCATAGACTTCGTAatatgtttcttgttttaaaGCATGTTAGAAATCATGTTCAAGCAATATTTCTTTTCATACTTTTAATGCTTGGATCAGAGCTCCATGTTACTTTTTATATGCCATTGTAATGGAACTTTCGTGATGTTTGTATACCAAGTGTGTGCCTCATGAAGAAATCATCTAGATAAATCTTGGGATGTGCCTCACATTCACGAGAATaaattatcataattttttcagTTGGATGCTTTCAAGTTCAGccttttctttgctcgggattGTTTTAGACAAGAAGTAGGTATTACTGATTTTGCGCATCTTTGATGTATTTGATGGTTGGtctattcttattttttgtcgtCTTATAGATATGCAAAGATGTCTACTAGAGGTGGAGGacgaggaggacgaggaggtcGTGGAATGACAGGTCATGGAATCACTCCTCATGGTGTGACTACAAGATCAGTGCTTACTCCTGCTATGCCATTTACGCCAAATAATGGTGTGACTACAAGATCAATGATTACTCCAACTGTGCAATCTACGCCAAATAATGATCCAGAGCAAAACTCATCTGCCGCTCTGCACATATCTGAGTCTGAGCAACCAAATGAATCCTTGACACCCGGTACTTGTTaaagaatgcatttttcacttACAATTTATACAATGTAGTTTCATACAAATCTATATTTCCATTTTTCAGAAGATGCACCTGTAACTAAGCAAGTACGTGGGAGAACTAAAGGTTTAGCGCTAGCTAAAATTCGAAGGCGTGGAGAGAAGGTTAAGTTGGGATTTTCTAGAATGCTGGGACAACCAACGAGTGACAACGAGGATGACTTGACTAGGTACACCACAGAGTTAGGTATTATTATTCGGCAATTTGCTCCTTTACAGGCAAAAAGCTGGAAGGTGGTGCCCCAAGATGCAAAGGAAATGTGTATTGCACACATTCGTGTAAGTATTAGTAGCATTCTGACGTAGCTTTGATAGTTCGATGAAAAACATCGCACATAAGAAAGATAATGTGAATCTTTTACTTGACATTGAATTTGCTGTCTCTATATATGCATTTGACTGGATGAATTTCTGGGACAAATAGGAAAAATTTGATCTTCCTGAAGCAACTTATGTAGACAAAGCTATACTGCAAAGTATGGGTAAGCGATACTGTGATTGCCGATCCCGCCTCAAGAAGAAGTTTGAGAAAGGAGCTGTCGATTGCCCTACACACATAGACGGGGCAGATTGGGGATATCTGTCTAACTTATGGCAAGACAAAGACTATCAAGTATGTAGTACTAATTTACTCTAGTTAACATTTGGTAATATCTTCACGACCCCAACTCTTACTATAAATTCTAACATATAGATATTGTGGTACTCCTAATTGGCTATTGAAAATGCAGGAAAAATGTGACAAGTACAAGGATAGTCGATCTAAGCCTAGGAATCACCATGTTGCTGGATCAAAGGCTTTCTACAAGGTCAAAAATCATTTGGTATGTCTATTATTTCCTTACGGGTTTCAATATTTGTTGAGTACAAAAAAaagtatgtgatttttttttcacgaaCCTAATTccccagaaaaagaaaaacaatggcTTGAATCCTGACCTTCCCGAGACTTGGATGAAGACTCATTACAGCGAAAAGAGAAAATGTTGGACAGATGGTTCAGAAACCATATATGTAAGTGAAAAACATCTCATAATGTATTAGTTTTATCTTCtagaaaaatttgttttcattgTCAAGGCATAATTTACTGTGATATTTGCagaaaaagttaaaagatgTTCAGGATCAAGCGATGGCAAATGGATCTGTTCCTTTGACAGATGAGGAGCTCTCATGTACAGTCTTTGGATCCAAACCAGGATACATACGTGGTTTAGGACATGGTCCCAAGCCTAGCTTAACAAAATCTGGCCAAACTTCTCGAGCACAACTTATAAGAGATGCTGAAGAGGCTAGAGAAGAAACAACAGCAGCGCAGAAGAGGTGTGAGGAGGCTCTAGTTGAAGCAGCATTGGCTCGTAAAAATACAGAGCAACTAGCAGAAACCGTGGCTAATATGCAATCCCAATTAAATTTCTTGTTACAGCAAAATGGTCACAACATGTCTTCCAATGATGCTAGTGAGTATCTATTcctcactttttttatttttacttttatagaCTTGTAGTTGGGCAAAAAATTAGTGACGACATAGTTttatttgtgccatagttgAACATCTAATAACATCGCATACTAGACTAGACTGAGACTTATAACATCTAATAATATTGCTCAGTCTAGTAAACCCATGATGATATTCCTTGCGCTCTACCAACTTTAGACCTATCATAGAAAAGACTTCAAACATTACATACATGAGCTAAGCTTCTTGTTCATAAACCTACTTAGCAACTAAAGAAAAAagcatggaaaaaaaatcagcgCAAGAAATATAAATAGGCCTTGTGTTGTGGTACATAGTGAACAATTGTTGCACAACTAGATTTAGCTGAGCAGGGTGTATAATCTGAGCTCTCCAAAGAAGGTAGTTTGGGTATAGAAACCAACATATATGAATCATGATCCTTTTAATATCATTGCTTGGAACACAACAACAAATGTGTCAAGCACATCTTTAGTGTGCCTTTTCAGACACTTCGCGCTTGGGTATCACTTGCTAGCTGCCGCAACGTTTAACTTAGTAACGCAGTTAAACCAGCTATGTATAATCTAATACGCGCCCACCAGTATTTAGTTCAGCCAGGGATGTCCAAAGTTTCAGTCCAACTAATCGAAACAGCCATGGTCCAAGAAAAAATCCACAAGCAATTACGACCAATAATTACAAGAGTTTCAAAAAACGCTTAAATTTACCCCTACTCTTTGATTTCTACATTGTTTTGTTGGGAGTCGAGGGAGTGCAACCCGACAATGGATCAATTATTGTTCgatatttttggagtttagaGTGGTGTATATATAGGtttggccttttctttttttttttcctcgctttcTTTCGTACATGGTGACTAGAATTTGTAAACCTTTTCATTGTGTAACATTTATGTAGATTACTCAACAAACGATGGTGATCGTTTGGTGGATGAAGATGCAATGGAGTACTAGATGGGAAACCAATTATATCTTTTGGTTGATGCAATAGAGTACTAGATGGGAAACCAATTATATCTTTTGGTCGATGAAGATGCAATGGAGTACTAGATGGAAACCAATGATGTTATCTTTTGATGGATGAAGACGCAATGAAGTGTTAGATGGGAAACTAATGATGTTTGGAGGACAAAACCGCTTcttgccttttgttttttgggactTCTAGATGGAAGAAGGATATTGGAAGGATGCAATTAGTTTTTGGTATATAATAGTACATAATATAGTACTTCATTGCAGTTTTTGTAAAGATACTCGACACATGATATTATATTTTGGGGATTGAAGTACCAGGCTATGAcatttgtgaaattattttaATGTTCCTGCTGTTAACTTTGAGTTTGATGGATTGTGCTATTTGAATTATATAGCAGATTATTGTATGACAGGAAGCAAAAAGTGTTATTTGCGAGGATGAGTTTCCTTGCAAAAATGTATTTCCTGTTATGGGACAAAACTTATTTCCTAGCCAAAAAGTCAATTGTTTGCAAGGGAATTTGTTTTGTTGCCATTGAGTGCACCATTTTGTGAGGAAATGTTTTGTCGCTATACATGTATATTTTGCGATGAAATTTGGATTGTTGCCATTGAGTGCACCATTTCGCGAGGAAACGCTTTGTCGCTAAACATGTatattttgcgaggaaatttggGTCGTTGCTATTGAGTACACCATTTTGCGAGAAAACATTTTGTCGCTAAACATGTATATTTTGCGAGAAAATTTGGGTCGTTGCTGTTGAGTAAaccattttgcgaggaaatattTTGTCGCTAAACATGTATATTTTGCAAGGAAATTTGGATCGTTGCTATTGAGTACACCATTTTGCGGGGAAATGCTTTGTCGctaaatatgtatattttgtgAGGAAATTTGAGTTGTAACTATTGAGTACaccattttgcgaggaaatgtTTTGTCGCCAAACATGCATATTTGGCGAGGAACGGAATATTTATAGCGACTAATTTGTTTTACATCAGTGTCAAatgaatttcctcgcaaaatggtTCACTCAATAGCAACGAACCAaatttccttgcaaaaaatagatttttggcgaggaaaattatttttgttgcaaaaaagaATCAGAGACTACCCATTTGCGAGGAAAAGACGACGAATTAAATTTCCTTGCAAAAATGCTTTTGCGAGCAAAATATTGTATTTAGCGAGGAATATGCTTCCTCGCAAAAGGcttgatttcttgtagtgaatcaTCTCATGGTCAGCCCAAAAAATATTGGTTATCTTCTCATCAACATCCAATTGAACCGCATAGTAGAAATATGGATTTTGAGCAGATTGATTACGAAAATATCCCAACAAAGCCCCCGATTCACCATACTTTAAGCTCCTTTGTCTTCTCgaacgcaaataatttttttggtcctCCCGCGTGAACCCTAAGCATTCCTTCCCCCCTGCTTGGGCACTTAAGAGATCGTGCGATGCCTTAAGCGATAAACCAATATCAGCAGCTATATCAATATTTATAGCCTGAGCCTCGCTTACCATTCTGTGGGATTTCAGCAAATGGGAATGTTCGAGAAGATGTAAAAGATGGTTGTGGTTTTCTTCAAACCTTTTCACAACCCATTTCGAAGTTCCTCGGTCCAATGATACAAACAGGGATGCAAGACAATTAATTCTGGTGTCTTTGTGAGGTCGTTCTACAACTAAGTTCCGTTTATCTTTTGCCTTTTGTCCTTCCTTATTACATGCAAATTTTCGACTAATCATAACGCCATCTCTCTTGCTTAAATTACTGTAACATATTTTAACACTGAAACCGGTAATCCTTGCATATTCATTGTAAAACTCAAACGCCGCTTTCACCGATTCAAACTCCATCTTAAGACATGGAAGGTACTTTTTGATCAATTCCTCACTTTCTTTGACATTCTCCTCACGCCCATCATCCTCCATTCTAACATCCAAATATATTTATCAAAAGTAGCACTaacatgataaataaataacaaattGAATGAATTAAAAAGTCAGTAATGATTCAAAGAGTTCTAAGTTGAGTGGAAACAAGTTAAATACTTTTTCTCAAACCATTTAAGAAGTCATTGTCACATTTCCTCAATAGAACACAATATCTTAGTAATAATCATTCATCCAAGTTCTGACAGCTTGAAATACTTAAATGCAAAACAGGAAATCTTTGATTATATTGTCTAATGGCACAAAAGAACAGAAAGattgaaataaaaatctatGAAACCGAAGCACACTTATCACTCGGCTCTAtttaaaacaataaaacaaTGTTTTTGTTCTACTCTGTTTAGAACTCCTGTTACATGTTCTTGGTCAATAAaacaatcatttttctttttcaaagaaCAACAATATTCTACAGCCAAATAGAGATGGATGCAATACCTGGTGGGAGATGATGATTTCGGCAATTCCGAAGGTGGATGATCGGCGAGACCTAGAGGGGATAGAGGAGATGATGATTCCGGCGATTCCGATGGTGGATGATCAACGAGATCTACAGGGGATGGAGGAAGATGAGCCATGGATGTACCTTCAAAGTCCATCTCAACTTGTGAAGCCCTCAGCCCTAATCGTTTGAATCGTTTCGTCGTTTGAGCGCGAATGAGCGGAATAAGGGTTTTGTTTATTTCCTTGGCTCAAAACGACGTAGTTTAGATGGCTTTAGTGACATTCCCATTTGgcaccaaaacgacgtcgttttggtgcCCTGCAGTTCCAGCAGTTCTGCCTAGCTGCTGGATCCCCGGATCCCTCTCAATAGGCTCAATCGATATCTCATTATTGTGATCTAAATTGTTTAGATTATAAAATTCATTTTGTGgattattcaagaaaaaaaagtaatattGATTGAATATCATTAGTCCAATAGTTGGACAACATTATTTACACAAAAATGAATggtcaataaaatttcaa
The sequence above is a segment of the Rhododendron vialii isolate Sample 1 chromosome 13a, ASM3025357v1 genome. Coding sequences within it:
- the LOC131312888 gene encoding uncharacterized protein LOC131312888 isoform X2 — translated: MSTRGGGRGGRGGRGMTGHGITPHGVTTRSVLTPAMPFTPNNGVTTRSMITPTVQSTPNNDPEQNSSAALHISESEQPNESLTPEDAPVTKQVRGRTKGLALAKIRRRGEKVKLGFSRMLGQPTSDNEDDLTRYTTELGIIIRQFAPLQAKSWKVVPQDAKEMCIAHIREKFDLPEATYVDKAILQSMGKRYCDCRSRLKKKFEKGAVDCPTHIDGADWGYLSNLWQDKDYQEKCDKYKDSRSKPRNHHVAGSKAFYKVKNHLKKLKDVQDQAMANGSVPLTDEELSCTVFGSKPGYIRGLGHGPKPSLTKSGQTSRAQLIRDAEEAREETTAAQKRCEEALVEAALARKNTEQLAETVANMQSQLNFLLQQNGHNMSSNDANYSTNDGDRLVDEDAMEY
- the LOC131313979 gene encoding protein FAR1-RELATED SEQUENCE 5-like is translated as MDFEGTSMAHLPPSPVDLVDHPPSESPESSSPLSPLGLADHPPSELPKSSSPTRMEDDGREENVKESEELIKKYLPCLKMEFESVKAAFEFYNEYARITGFSVKICYSNLSKRDGVMISRKFACNKEGQKAKDKRNLVVERPHKDTRINCLASLFVSLDRGTSKWVVKRFEENHNHLLHLLEHSHLLKSHRMVSEAQAINIDIAADIGLSLKASHDLLSAQAGGKECLGFTREDQKNYLRSRRQRSLKYGESGALLGYFRNQSAQNPYFYYAVQLDVDEKITNIFWADHEMIHYKKSSLLRGSIFLAKYNILLAKAFLQGNLIRRLFLANG
- the LOC131312888 gene encoding uncharacterized protein LOC131312888 isoform X1, with the translated sequence MSTRGGGRGGRGGRGMTGHGITPHGVTTRSVLTPAMPFTPNNGVTTRSMITPTVQSTPNNDPEQNSSAALHISESEQPNESLTPEDAPVTKQVRGRTKGLALAKIRRRGEKVKLGFSRMLGQPTSDNEDDLTRYTTELGIIIRQFAPLQAKSWKVVPQDAKEMCIAHIREKFDLPEATYVDKAILQSMGKRYCDCRSRLKKKFEKGAVDCPTHIDGADWGYLSNLWQDKDYQEKCDKYKDSRSKPRNHHVAGSKAFYKVKNHLKKKNNGLNPDLPETWMKTHYSEKRKCWTDGSETIYKKLKDVQDQAMANGSVPLTDEELSCTVFGSKPGYIRGLGHGPKPSLTKSGQTSRAQLIRDAEEAREETTAAQKRCEEALVEAALARKNTEQLAETVANMQSQLNFLLQQNGHNMSSNDANYSTNDGDRLVDEDAMEY